In the genome of Drosophila kikkawai strain 14028-0561.14 chromosome 2R, DkikHiC1v2, whole genome shotgun sequence, the window CCCGACCCCAAAAAGCCAGGCCGAAGACAACAGCCAAGGGCCGGAAGTGTGGAAAAGGGGCAGGAAAAAGCGGGGTGAGAGATTTTCCCCTCTACACCTCACACACAACTAAATGTCGCAATTTTACGAGTCAATATAAAGGTGCCTGGGGAGTCATTTACAGGCGCACAGCGGTTTGCCTTCGTTCCGTTTTCCTTGGCAATAAAACATCTCGCAAAAGGACACGGGACTCGGGACACAGGACTGAGGGCGCGGAACGCGGCAGTTGGAACGCGGAAATGGCTGCCGCAaggaaaatgagaaaaacacGTGTAAGGCATGGCCCGGGTAAAGTCAAATATGATGGCAATTTTTATGCCTTTTTGTTGAAATATTTCCACCAATGAGGCATAAAACAGAAGCCGAAACGGAACCTCGCGCTGCCCCGGAATGATTTACGACCCCGGCTTGAGTTTAACGACAAATTTACGAGAACATTGCAATTTGGCTATTATTAATTTAGTACAGTGAAGTGAACTCAGCCCTCAGGTGGGCAAGAAAGCTGGCCAAAAACAGTTGTTCATGGAAggattttgttgtgttttatttttttgggaaatatgTTTGTCAAAAGagaatattttgttaaaatagtAAAGACATCAGACAAGGTTCATTACtccttttaaaaatgttttattttgttgtatttttatatgtttgtATACTCGCTCTtatgtacaaatatttaagattaataaCTTCGACTAATTAAGGAAGAATGCATTGTCAAATACCCATAACCAGCTctataattaaaagcaaacttttagtttacatctatttaataatttattcacaAGAATAgttgtttattaatattttaaatataaatggcAAGATTGTTTCTACCtgatatatttaattattaattataatattaattattaactaaATTTAACCTTTACTCCTCCATTTATATGAGTAAGACTGATGAATTGATAAATGCGCCGAGTTTTTGCTGGCTCGTGCTGTGCAGCCTATGCAGTCTCCATGGACAGTTATATCTCCATTGCGAATAGTTATCTTGGGGATATGTATTCTTCCTGAAAATTATACTCCATCAGCAAAAGATTCTAAGTGGATGTAGAAGTGGAGAACTTACCAGCACTTCCGAAATCTGTAAGGCATAGCAGCGCCAGAAGCGTGACAAATAACGAGAGATACTTCATTGCGGCAACAATTCAGATGAGAAACTGACTGAGAGGCCACAGTAATGGTCTTATTATATAGCTTTTGCTCGGGCTGAGCAAGAACAAGTGAAAATACccttgaatattttataaaacctTAGGATTTTCCCAAAGAACAGTAGAATGAATGCAAAACCCCCGCCGCACTTGATAACCTATGCAATATAACTGAAGCCCTTGCTCGCCGGATGGGCAGCTTTAAAGCTTCTGCTTTCCAGCTtcggaatttaatttatatatttagcaaCATTTCTGATAGGCACTGCGTAAAAACCAATAATGACGTAAAGTATCGGCTTTGTTATTAAGAGCTGTGATTTAATAACACACTTATTGCAGTTGAGATGAAAGGAAatggttaaatattttatcataTCTTATAGATACATTTATGCGTATATACCTATAATAAACGTTGTAAGatacttttttttacataattttaaataattaaatttgtagaaaaatgAAGCAACAATGGCTCAAGTAATGGAATACATTTGCTAATATATCAGCAAATTAAGGGTATATCCTAGTCGAGGCACTTTCTAATGTTCTCTCACGCTTAATATTTACTTTGACATCTTAAAAATTTGTCATTTCGTTACTGCTGACTGGTGAATAACCTCGTTATAATTTGaagtataaaaacaaacaaatcaaacTGGATTTATGCACCATCTTCGTTGGTTTCTGTGACATTTTTGTCACCACGTGCCATGTATTTATTAGAAATGTTTATGACCGATATTTGTAgagtaaaatgtatatataaggAAGAATAAAAACAAGCTTTCGACTTCTTATTCATAAAAATACTAGTTGATGTAGCCTTGTTCTTTatcttatttttcaaaataaaacgtAAAACAATCTAATGAATAATGCGTCTTCTTTCGAGTCCCCAAAATgcacatatatttaaaagaacaaGGCTTACATCCAGTTACATACTAAAAAATCTgctaattatattataatttattatattttacattatCTTAACAATTATAAACCTATTcattaacagaaaaataaacaaaaaatattagttttaattgaAAGCAAGTTATTAACCTTTGAAAACCATACATATTTGGCTCAAAAATGATTCTAGTATTACAAACTATCTTTTACAGAATGTAGAGTATCCCATAGTCGacattttgttttagtttttttctgAAATTCTATTAGGTAGGTAATccatttttggtattaattttaaataattaatataattacatgTAGGAAagcaaataatattaatagaaGAGTAAACACTAATTTGTTTAAGTAAtgtatcttttatttatttttttagtgaaCTAACGATGTTTGTACTTTCCCCACGAATTGTATCTGCTTTTCCACGggcataaaattttaaaaattaacaaatttaaaaacaatttcaaatacAAAACTCTCATTTATGCTAAtcacattttattaattttcagtCCCCGCCTCCGCTTATGCTGCAGCCAACGCAGTCCGTGTTGTGGAGGTAAGTATTGCCGGGAACACGGCCACTGAAGCCCTCGGGATACCGAGTGCCATCAGCTCCTGAGGCTATCTTACGGGGAGGACCACGGGCAGGACCATCCAGTGCTCCTGGATAGGCACCCGGAGAATTAATGTAGACAGTTCCTTGGCCTGGCTTGCCCCTGCTATGCACTTGGCCATCGACTATGACTTTTTCGCCCACCGGCGGACTGCAATCCAGGCATCGGCCGCCAATAACCACGGTTCCGGCTATGGAGGATTGGAATAATGAGTGAATGCTGGGGATAACGGGAGAAGGTGGAGTAGGACCATTGCGCCTGTCTGCTTACCTGAAGCCAGGGACACCAGGACAGCGGCAATAGCAAAGGACAAAATCAGGCACTTCATTCTCGATCTGGATGCAAGACGAATCTGCTAAAGGCGCCTGAGTTCATAAAGCTTTTAAGCGATTTCGTTTGCTTTGTTTTAGAAACCAGATTGCAAGTCGGCACGCAGTCAAGTGGCGTAGTGGGGAATCGCCCGGGAAACCAGTTCAATTGGCAGATAATTCTTGGCAAAGGGGTTTTCCAGAATCGCAGCTAGCAGATTATTTCAGCTGAAATCGAACTGGATCGAAGTATTATAtaagcaaattgattttaacaaacaaaaacaaaccaaattgtttacaaatatttgtttatgttaagtttatgatttttttttaattcaatatggatattaaaaatactattTGATTTCctgtatataaaaatctctCTATTTGCTAGCTTTGTACTAAAATTCTCAAGGCGTTCTGACTTAAAAAGTTCTATCGACAAAAATATCGCCGACGGGctgaaaaaatgttaaaataacaCTAAAAACCatctaaaacaaattaaagactttatttatatatatgtgattggtaatttatttattaaaatttttgtctTTAAGATTATCTCTTCCGTTGATCTAATTTTTCTGAATCTCAACTCAACCTCAACCCCGAATGTTGCATCCAACGCAATCGCTGTTCCGGACTATTGTATCGGGAGTGCCACGGGAATCAATGGTGGTAACGGGACCATTTCCTGTCCAGCCGCCGATATATTGTTCGCTTCCACCCCACCCACGGCCCCACTGACGCTTGTGGCGCCTGTTGGCTATGTGCTGAGCTCCGCCAGAGGTCTGATGCAGTGACCATCCGGAcagatcatcatcatcctcatccGAGTCCGAATCCTTGCGGGCCGGTGGAGTTTTTGACCTTGGCTTGGCCGTAGTTTTGCCGCCATTACCTCGGGCAGGGGAGGGTTTgcgtgtggtggtggtgggatGTTCATTGCAGTGGACACACTCGCCCTTGATGCTTACCTTGCCGGCTGTGGGAGAgagtattatttaaatattatttaataattgaatttatatatttagagtAAATTTCACAACTGACCTTGCACGAAGGCCAACGTGGCCAAGACCAATAGCGCTAATAACGTCAGACACTTCATTGTTGCGGCTCTCCAACTGGCTGGATCGACGGCTGTGTGATCAGGCACCTTATTTTATAGCTGGATTATTATCTTGGGCTTTGATCTCAAATCTGTAAATGTAGtatagtatataaatatacggGAGTGTTCACACTTTAATATGTACTTCCTCCGCAAGCTGGAATAAGCTTTACttaatgctttattttttacgtttttttagACAAAGCTGAACTATTGACTGTTACTTGCAGTTAGATTAGGATGAAGAGATTAGCTTAGAAAACCATGAGATGGCTGATGTCCTGATAGACCTGATAATTTCCCTTTCTCATCCAATGTAAAATAGGGATACGACGATGGGTTACCTTGTTAAT includes:
- the BomBc2 gene encoding uncharacterized protein BomBc2 → MKCLTLLALLVLATLAFVQAGKVSIKGECVHCNEHPTTTTRKPSPARGNGGKTTAKPRSKTPPARKDSDSDEDDDDLSGWSLHQTSGGAQHIANRRHKRQWGRGWGGSEQYIGGWTGNGPVTTIDSRGTPDTIVRNSDCVGCNIRG
- the BomBc1 gene encoding bomanin Bicipital 1, translated to MKCLILSFAIAAVLVSLASAGTVVIGGRCLDCSPPVGEKVIVDGQVHSRGKPGQGTVYINSPGAYPGALDGPARGPPRKIASGADGTRYPEGFSGRVPGNTYLHNTDCVGCSISGGGD
- the BomT1 gene encoding uncharacterized protein BomT1, which codes for MKYLSLFVTLLALLCLTDFGSAGRIHIPKITIRNGDITVHGDCIGCTARASKNSAHLSIHQSYSYKWRSKG